The following DNA comes from Neoarius graeffei isolate fNeoGra1 chromosome 25, fNeoGra1.pri, whole genome shotgun sequence.
TTCAGTGTCTGTCGTAACTCAAAGCAGACTCGATTTTTCCTGAAGGTCCCAGATGCCATCAAGTCACAGTACCAGAACCCACCGACGATGATGCTGCCTGCTGGAATCCGGGACGGTGAGCTCATCTGCTCGGGTGCTTCTGAAACCTCGCTGTCCAACCATTTAAGCAGCAGTGAAGAGCAACAACAGGTACTGGATCTcctgaagaaggaaaaaaaaaaaatcatcatggcATATTTTTGAGAAATGTCCTCAGGCCTCCTTATTAATGATCTCTGGAACTTGTAGTTAGCCCAGCCAAAAAGGAATCCAAACATGCAATAAAAGTTAGTTTTGGTGGTTCACTTTTGACCCTGTCTCGTTTCTGCAGTGGCTCAGGGACGTGATCTCGCTCCAGTGTAGCATCATGCGCCATTTGTCTGCCAAGCAGATGTCGTCCTCGCTGCGCGACCCTTCACAGGCAGAAAAAACGGACATTAAGGACCCCGGCTCCCTGAATTTGCATTCTTCCCACAGCACGGGCACGACAGCCTTGGGGAAAACACCAGAATCCCTCAGCCTTAACTCGGAGGAGCACAGAGTGTGCAGCTCCTGCACTGAAAAACCCTGTCAGAACTGTGGCACCAGCAACGGTCCTGTAGAACGGCCGGCCCACACCAACGGAAAACTCGGGCAGGCGTGTTCCACCGCCCCTGAGGACTCAAACGCACCCCGTTCACATGCTCCCTCGATCCTGGCCCTACCTAATCACGCCGGCCCTGCGCTCATAAAGACTGAAGACTTAAAGCGCTGTGCTGCTACAGAATCCCTTCCTTCTGCTTGTGTTAAATCGGAGCCCAACCCTCCTCACGCTCAAAGGGCTTCCCCAAGGTTGCCACCGTCTCATGCGCCAGATACCGGTGCAAGCTGCCAGGTGTCTTCAGTGCCCTCCTCTGGTGAGTCCCAGAACTGCATTTCATTAAACTGATTTTTCTGTCCAATAGCAGAAACCTTTCTACTAAcccctctgttttttttttttttttttctcagcagatGGGAAATTCAGTGAGGATGCAGCGACACAAGGCAATGGGTCCGACCTGTTAAATCTGGGAGACTTGTCCAGCTGCTTAAGGAGTATGATGAAGGGAACTGGAGGTGAGTGTGGTGCCAAGCAGCAGCTGGAACCTAAAATGGTGGCTTTCGTTTCGACACACTTTTTTTCAGTGCAACGTATTTTTGTCTTACAGAGATCGAACTGAACACATTAGATGAGCGGTTCATCAAACTCCTGGCGTGGCAGCGGATCCAGCAACTCTTCGAACCAAAAGCACTTCCTGTGCAGAGCGATTCAAAGTTAACTGCTGTTCCTTCCGTCACGCAGCGAAGCCGGCGTGCTGAAGGTACCGTAGTTTCTACTCCTCCCCctcgactcttttttttttttgcatatgttTAAGTAATTATAACACCGATCGCATGACATATGGGTTATATTGAAATGAATTAAGCACTCATTGCATGTCTTCTCTCAGCTCAAAATAAGGATGTACAGGCCAGAGCGACGTTTTATCCTCTATCCGGGAAGGGAGCAGCAGTCAACATGTGCTACAGAAGCCTTTACATCGGAACTGGTAAGTCTCGCTTCTAGCGCGCTCTAATGTTGATGTGTACAGCGTAACCCGAGCGTTTTTGTCATCATGGTCTCCTTAGGTGCTGACATGGACGTGTGCCTTATGAACTACGGCCATTGTAATTACGTATCGGGAAAGCACGCCTGCATATTTTATGACGAGGTAAAGGATGCAAATGCTTCACTTTCATATTCCTTTGTTCCAGGCTGTAAGtgatggttttttgtttgtttgttttttgaacatgtgcATCTCTGTGCTTTTTAGAATACAAAGCAGTACGAGTTGCTAAACTACAGCGAGCACGGGACGACGGTGGACAATGTGCTGTACTCCTGTGACTTCTCGGAGAAAACAGGGCCAAGTCCATCCAGTGGCTTGGTGTCCAAAGTGCAGAGCATCATCCGTAAGTCCTCACTGCTCATCACTCAACATCATgaaatgtgatttattttttaagtcGCATTTTCCTCAGTTGTGACCTTTTTCATTTTAGGCCCAGGCCTTTGTTATAATTTGTGCTTTGCTTGGTTTTCCCGTCCAGGTCGCTGTAAAAAGAGGAAGCaggaagaggagaaggatgaggaGAATGGCAGCGTTAGCGGGGTGATGAGCAGCCAAGCCGAAGATTCACACCTCCACCCGTGTGGCTGCAAGGCGAGCGGCTCCAGTCTGATAGGGGGCAGTGGTGCAGGCTGGGAGGGCACAGCGCTCCTCCACCACGGCAGCCACGTCAAGCTCGGCTGCCTGCAGTTCGTCTTCAGCATCACTGAATTTGCGAgcaagcagccaaaagaagaagacgaagaTGAAGAAGGTGCGAGCAGCATCTTGTGCAGCCCCATCCAGCAGGGGGAGCTGCTGACTAAACCCACTGCCCAGATCCACCAAGTGCCAGTGCTGCACCACAACCCTGTTCCTTAGCCCCACCCACCTCAGGTGCCACCTGCGCCTCTTAACCAGCCTCGGAGCTTGGACTTGTACAAAACTACATGCTCTTTTTCGTAATTATTTAATTGTTCATACATTTGCATGAGGTGaagtctctctttctccctcctgTCTCTTTCAGAAGCTCCGATTTTGTCGGAGAGTTGCACATAGAAACCTTTGTGTACGTGTAAATGCAAACGACATGTTTTTAAAAGGGATCGCGTTCTAGAAATGGCACGAACCAACGATCAAGCAAGAAGTTTCCACTTGTAAAGAAATCAGAGCACGTTCTATTTTGTGCCAGTAACAATAGTTTTTAtataaacacattttttttccataAGAAAGAACCTTTTATTTACtcatttttatttaaatgttCTGTATTTGGAAATATAGTAATATTCTGGTGTACCTTTTTCGCTACCTTCACCGTAGCCTCTTGGCGATTCAGATGTGTGCTCACACACATGCGAATGCGCTTACacgttgtgtgtgcgtgtgtgtatatatgtcttTATGTATCTGTATCAGTGTAATCTGTGTGAACAGCGGGGCATCCCCACACACACCAACACCGAAACAAAAGGAATCCATTGTGTACAGATCGTGATGAGGGAAGCAGTGGGTTCTGTGTACATAGAACTATTCTGGCTTTTTATATTTGTACAGTGCTTCATTTGGTTGATGTTCTGTAGCTATTAAAGTGTTAAGTCCTTTTTTCTTCAATACTGTAGTCATTATGTATATGTCTGTTTCAAAGAGATTTCATCAGAACAGTTTCACGTACTCTGTTCTTACAATTTTGACCAGTCTGTTAAACAATGTAAATATCTAAAGATTTTAAATAACATGCTTTAGAAACACACTGGCTTGTGGTTGTTCTTTTCATAGCTACGTATATAACCTGAGATTAGGGAGGGATGTAAAATATTTAGTAGTGTATtacgcagtggtgcttgaaagtttgtgaaacctttagaattttctatattcctgcataaatatgacctcaaacatcagattttcacacaagtcctaaaagtagacaaagagaacccagttaaacaaatgaaacaaaaatattatacttggtcgcttattattgaggaaaatgatccaatattacatatgtgaggggcaaaagtatgtggattaTAACCATAatgtggattagcagttaatttgaagatgaaattagtcaggtgatttcaatcaatgggatgacaatcaggtgtgagtgggcgccctgttttatttaaagaacaagcctGATCTtctcaatacatgtttgtggaagtgtatcatggcacgaacaaaggagatttctgaggacctcagaaaaagcgttgctgacgctcatcaggctggaaaaggttccaaaaccatctctaaagagtttggactccaccaatccacagtcagatagattgtgtacaaatggaggaaattcaagaccactgttaccctccccaggagtggtcgaccaacaaagatcactccaagagcaaagcgtgtagtagtcggcgaggtcacaaaggaccccaggggtaacttctaagcaactgaaggcctctctcacattgactaatgttcatgagtccaccatcaggagaacactgaacaacaatggtgtgcatggcaggtctgcaaggagaaagccactgctctccaaaaaaaaacattgctgcttgtctgcagtttgctaaaaaaaatctcgtggacaagccagaaggctattggaaaaatgttttgtggacggaggagaccaaaatagaactttttggtttaaatgagaagtgttatgtttggagaaaggaaaacactgcattccagcataagaaccttatcccatctgtgaaacatggtggtggtagtatcatggtttgggcctgttttgctgcatctgggccaggacggcttgccatcattgatggaacaatgaattctgaattataccagcgaattgggcggcacggtggtgtagtggttagcgctgtcgcctcacagcaagaaggtccgggttcgagccccgtggccggcgagggcctttctgtgcggagtttgcatgttctccccgtgtccgcgtgggtttcctccgggtgctccggtttcccctacagt
Coding sequences within:
- the phf12a gene encoding PHD finger protein 12 isoform X2; its protein translation is MWDKMETPTIVYDLDTSGGLMEQIQTLLAPPKSEEGEKRSRKLERSSRRAGRATNHDTCDSCREGGDLLCCDHCPAAFHLQCCNPPLSREMLPPGDWMCHRCSVRKKKREQKKEQINGLMQAKQTPSPAAELDLGTLRLDPTVTGTGLRAAVAQVRLLERRPSSRPATPTSNASSTDTPTPSEHNDVEEDLLDVEDEAQGSEPESGPSTLKRPFDLLIAAAMQRNPTQFQLPNDLTCTTALPGTSKKRRKEETTGKNVKRLQHELDHYGLVPLPVKVCYTCSRSCRLAPLIQCDYCPLLFHMDCLDPPLTAMPTGRWMCPNHIEHLVLNQRNLTLSNRCQLFDRFQDRISQHAVKVDFLQRIHRQHPPTRRAPHSHAKRTVKVPDAIKSQYQNPPTMMLPAGIRDGELICSGASETSLSNHLSSSEEQQQWLRDVISLQCSIMRHLSAKQMSSSLRDPSQAEKTDIKDPGSLNLHSSHSTGTTALGKTPESLSLNSEEHRVCSSCTEKPCQNCGTSNGPVERPAHTNGKLGQACSTAPEDSNAPRSHAPSILALPNHAGPALIKTEDLKRCAATESLPSACVKSEPNPPHAQRASPRLPPSHAPDTGASCQVSSVPSSDGKFSEDAATQGNGSDLLNLGDLSSCLRSMMKGTGEIELNTLDERFIKLLAWQRIQQLFEPKALPVQSDSKLTAVPSVTQRSRRAEAQNKDVQARATFYPLSGKGAAVNMCYRSLYIGTGADMDVCLMNYGHCNYVSGKHACIFYDENTKQYELLNYSEHGTTVDNVLYSCDFSEKTGPSPSSGLVSKVQSIIRRCKKRKQEEEKDEENGSVSGVMSSQAEDSHLHPCGCKASGSSLIGGSGAGWEGTALLHHGSHVKLGCLQFVFSITEFASKQPKEEDEDEEGASSILCSPIQQGELLTKPTAQIHQVPVLHHNPVP
- the phf12a gene encoding PHD finger protein 12 isoform X1, producing MWDKMETPTIVYDLDTSGGLMEQIQTLLAPPKSEEGEKRSRKLERSSRRAGRATNHDTCDSCREGGDLLCCDHCPAAFHLQCCNPPLSREMLPPGDWMCHRCSVRKKKREQKKEQINGLMQAKQTPSPAAELDLGTLRLDPTVTGTGLRAAVAQVRLLERRPSSRPATPTSNASSTDTPTPSEHNDVEEDLLDVEDEAQGSEPESGPSTLKRPFDLLIAAAMQRNPTQFQLPNDLTCTTALPGTSKKRRKEETTGKNVKRLQHELDHYGLVPLPVKVCYTCSRSCRLAPLIQCDYCPLLFHMDCLDPPLTAMPTGRWMCPNHIEHLVLNQRNLTLSNRCQLFDRFQDRISQHAVKVDFLQRIHRQHPPTRRAPHSHAKRTVKVPDAIKSQYQNPPTMMLPAGIRDGELICSGASETSLSNHLSSSEEQQQWLRDVISLQCSIMRHLSAKQMSSSLRDPSQAEKTDIKDPGSLNLHSSHSTGTTALGKTPESLSLNSEEHRVCSSCTEKPCQNCGTSNGPVERPAHTNGKLGQACSTAPEDSNAPRSHAPSILALPNHAGPALIKTEDLKRCAATESLPSACVKSEPNPPHAQRASPRLPPSHAPDTGASCQVSSVPSSADGKFSEDAATQGNGSDLLNLGDLSSCLRSMMKGTGEIELNTLDERFIKLLAWQRIQQLFEPKALPVQSDSKLTAVPSVTQRSRRAEAQNKDVQARATFYPLSGKGAAVNMCYRSLYIGTGADMDVCLMNYGHCNYVSGKHACIFYDENTKQYELLNYSEHGTTVDNVLYSCDFSEKTGPSPSSGLVSKVQSIIRRCKKRKQEEEKDEENGSVSGVMSSQAEDSHLHPCGCKASGSSLIGGSGAGWEGTALLHHGSHVKLGCLQFVFSITEFASKQPKEEDEDEEGASSILCSPIQQGELLTKPTAQIHQVPVLHHNPVP